In Thermanaerovibrio velox DSM 12556, the genomic stretch CTCCGCCAGGAAGGCCTCGATCTCCTCGGCCTCCGCGGGCATCTGGTCCTTGGTCCTGCGGTAAACCACCTTCACGGAGGCCCCAAGCCTCATGGCGGTCCTCGCGGCATCCATTGCGGTGTTGCCGCCGCCTATCACCAAAACCCTCTCTCCCACAGAAGGCCTCTCGCCCCTTGAGACCCGGTCCAGGAACTTGAGGGCCCCAAATACGCCCTCCGCATCCTCACCGGGGATACCCAACGGGCTGTCCACCGGGAAGCCGGTGGCCACGTAAACCCCCTGGAACTCCCCAAGGAGCGACTCCGGGGATCCCTTTACGGGGTGGTTGAAAAGGAACTCCACCCCCAGGGCCTTGACCCTCTCCAGGTCCTTCATCAGGGCATCCTTGGGCAGACGGAAGCTGGGGGCCAGCCCCATCATCCCCCCGGGCCTGTCGGAGGCCTCGAAGACCGTCACATTGAAGCCCATCATGGCAAGCTCCGCCGCGGCGGCTATCCCGGAGGGACCGGCGCCTATCACCGCCACCTTGACCCCGTTGGGCTCCGGGGCCTTCAGCAAGGCGTTCCCGTACCGCTCCGCCGCCCTCTTGAGGGCCCTTATGGCCACGGGCTCGTCTATCTGGTTCCTTGTACAGCGGTCCTGGCATCCGTGGGGGCAGACGTGGCCCGTCACCCCCGGCATGGGGTTCCTTCGAAGCACCGCTTCAAGGGCGCCGTCGAAGTCCCCCTTGGCTATGCGCCTAGCGTACATGGGGACCTCCTGGTTAACCGGGCAGGCGGCAGAACAGGGGGCCTCCACGCAGTCGAACATGCCAAGCGGCGAAGGGGACTTGGGGGGGACAACTTCAACGTAACGGTACTTGGGGTCCGCCAAGCTCCCCCTGGCCAGATCCTCCAGGGCCATGGGAGCGTCCTTGGCAAACTCCTCGAGGGAGGAACAACCCCTTTCCCTGAGGGCCCGCTCAAGGCTCCTTACGCAGGACGCCAGACGACCGTAACCACCGGGCTTCAGGATCTCAGAGGCTATGGTCACCGTCTTCACCCCGCAGGCGAAAAGCCGGTCCACGTTCTCCTGGTCCACCCCGGCGGAGAAGGACACCGGAAGGTCCGGGAAGTCCTTCCTTATCTTGTTGAACAGGTTAACCGCCAGTGGGAACAGGGGGCGCCCCGACATGTACATCTCACCGCCGGGCATGCGGCCCTTCCAGTTCTCCATGGCCAGGGTATTGGTGAGCTTGACCCCGAAGGTGACCCCCTTGCGGCGGGCAAGGTCCGAGAGGTTCCTGAGTATCTCCACCGCCTGGGGGTACTTAAGGTCATGCTCAAAGGCGGAGTCCGGTATGTGAAGCCTCTTGAAGCCAAGCGAGTCGTTCAGTATGGACCTCACCGTCTCGGCCCCGAGAAGCGTGGGGTTGAGCTTTACGAACACGTGGAGCCCCCGGTTTATGAGGTAAGAGGCTATCTTCTCTATCTCGTCGGGAGGACAGCCGTGCATGGTGGACAGGGTGCAGCCGGCGGATATCCTGGAGGGGACTTCGAGGTCCCCCATCTCGGGGAGGTACTCCTTGAGGATCTTAAGACACTTGGAGATCTCCTCCGAGGCGTCCTCCATGGATGCCATGAACTGCTGCATCCTGGGCTGGAGGATCCCCTCCATGTTGTACCCCACGCTCATGTTGAATATGGTCCCATCGGTTATGTCGTCCCATCCCAAAAGCCGGGGGAGCAGGTGGACCAGGACCCAAGCCCTGGCGTACTCCGCCGCGGAGCGCTCAAGCTTGAGCTCCTGGGACCACTCCACGTTATAGCCCTCGTCCTCCATGTCTATGCAGGGCCGCTCGATCACCAGCTCGTCCATTATCTGCACCGTCTTGAGCTCCATGTAGCGGGCTCCGCAGAGCCACGCGGACACTATGTTCTGAACCAGCTGGGTGTGGGGGCCCGCGGCGGGACCTATGGGGGTGTGAAGCTTGTCACCGAAGAGCCGGCTCACCATGGGGGAACCCGCATCGGGCTTGAAGAACATGGCCTTGGGTATCCCGTATATGGATCCCCTGGTTCGGTACTCCTCCAGTATCCAGTTCAGGTGCTCCTCAAAAGTCAAGGGACGCATGTAGTCTTTCATGGCTTACCTCCTAGGATGCCAAGGGCATGAGAAAAGCAAAGGACGAAGACCAAATCCCTAGAAACGCTCCCAAACCTTCACCGCCCGCTCCCTGGCCCTGGCCATGATCTCCTTGGGATCCAGGGTGGTGAAGTTCCTGTCCTTGTAGAGCACCTTCCCGTCCGCCACGGTGTGGACCACGTGGGACGTCAAGGGCCCGAACAATAGATGCCCGTTCACGTTCTGATGGCTCAGAGGGGTGGGCGGGTCGTAGTCGAACACCACCAGGTCCGCAGCCCAGCCCTCCTTTAGAACCCCCCGCTTAACCGAGAAGTAGCGGTTGGCTATCTCGAAGTTGTTCTGGAAGAGTATGGTTGGCATCTCACCCCAGCCAACGTTGGGATGCCCCACCGAGTGCTTCACCAGGGCGTTCGCCATGGCGTAGGACCTAAGCATGTCGCACACGTAGCCGTCGGTGCCAAGCCCCAGGAGGATGCCCCTCTCGGTCATCTTGAGCACCTTGGCGGCCCCCACCGCGTTGCCCATGTTGGACTCCGGGTTGTGCACCACCGCGGTATTGGTGTCCTTGAGGATCTCCATCTCCTCGTCGTCCACGTGGATGCAGTGGATAGCCATGGACTTGGGCCCCAAAAGGCCGAACCGGCGGAACCGATCCACTATGCTGAGGCCGTGGCGGCGCCGGCACTCGGGCTCATCGGTCTGACCCTCCGCCACGTGGACGTGGAAGCCCTGGTAGTCACCGGAGGAGGCGCAGAGATCAAGGGTCTTATCCGAAAGGGTGAGGGACGCGTGAAGCCCGAAGGTCCCGGCTATCCTGCGCCGGTCTCCCCGATTGGCATGGTCTATGAACTCCCGGTTCTCCTTTATGCCCTCCAGCGCCTTGTCCTCCCCGTCCCGGTCGGACACCTCGTAGCACAGGCAGGCGGAGAGCCCCATGCGCTCCACCGCCTCGGCTATGGCGAAAAGGCTGCCGGTTATGGCGTTGGGGCTGGCGTGATGATCCAACATGCAGGTGCAGCCGCACCTTATGGCCTCGAGCAGGCACACCTCCGCGGAGACCTTCACGTCCTCAACGTCAAGGGCCTTGTCAAGGCGCCACCAGAGCCTCTCCAGGACCTGAACGAAGTCCGCGGCGGGCTCTCCTCCCTTACCGCCGAAGCCCCTTACCAATGCGCTGTAATAGTGCATGTGGGCGTTTATGAGCCCAGGATGCACAAGCCCTCCCCGGGCGTCCAGGAACTCCGCATCACCATGCCTGGCCTTCAGCTCATCGGTGGGGCCCACCTCAACTATCAACCCCTGGTCACACAGCACCGCCCCGTCTGCCAGGAACGGCCTGTCAGGATCCCTGGTAACAAGACGCCCGTTTCCCACTAGAAGCATGTCTTCCCCTCCCAGCTTTATGCCTAACGCTAAGCACCGCCTAAAGGTCACAGGGCGGCGGGCCCGTCAGGGGTCCGCCGAAACGACACAGCTACAACCCCCTAGGGCCTCGGGAGATGTCCAACCGTGGGAAACTCCCCGTCCCACACCACGGACCTGTAGCGATCCGGGTCGGTGTCCCCCTCGGTGCTGAACAGGAGAACCCGGGAGGAGGAATCCAATCCCAAGGCACCCCGGAGATCCTTAAGCTCCTCCTTGCCCATGAGGTACCCAAGAAGCCCCGCGGTCACCGCCCCGGACTCGCCGGAGACCACCTTCTGGTCCCCCTCCAGGGGGTTGCCAAGGACCCTCATGCCCCTGGCGGCCACGTAATCGGGGCATGAAACAAAGGCCGCCGCGTAGTCCCTAAGTATCTCGTAGCCGATTATGTTGACCTCGCCGCAGGCGAGCCCCGCCATCAGGGTGAAGAGGTCCCCCCCAACCGCCCTGGGCTTACCGTCCCCCGCCAAGGCGGACTCGTAGTAGCAGGCGGCGGCACTGGCCTCCACCACAACCACCTTGGGGGCCGACTCGCCAAACCGAGCCCTTAGCACCCCCTGCACCGCCCCGGCCAAGGAGCCCACACCCGCCTGGATGAACACGTGGGTGGGCATATCCTCTCCCTTGGCCTTCAGCTGATCCAGGGCCTCCACCACCATAGTCCCGTAACCCTGCATTATCCACAGGGGGATGTCCGTGTAGCCCTCCCAAGCGGTATCCTGAACCACCACCCAACCGTGCTTCCGGGCCTGCTGGTCCGTGTAGCGCACCGCGTCGTCGTAGTTCATGTCCAGTATCTCCGCATGGGCCCCCTCACCCCGTATCTTCTCAAGCCGGAACTGGGCGGACCCCTTGGGCATGTAGACCACCGCCTTCTGGCGAAGCATCCTGGCGGTCCAGGCCACACCGCGGCCGTGGTTGCCGTCCGTGGTGGTGGCAAAGGTTATGTCCCCCAGCTTGGACTTCACCTCGTCGCTGGTGAGCACCTCAAAGGGAAGCTCCGATATGTCCTTCCCCAAGAGCTTCGCCAGGTGCATGGCGATGGCGTAGCACCCCCCAAGGACCTTGAAGGCCTTAAGGCCGAAGCGATGGGACTCGTCCTTAACGTGAAGGGCCCCAAGCCCAAGCCGCTTCGCCAAACTGGGCAGGGAAGCCAAGGGGGTCGGCTCGTAACCCGGCATGGTGGAGTGGAAGCCCACCACCTTGCTCATCTCCTCCGGGGAGAAGTGATCCACCGGAGCGCTCCTCCTCATACCCCTCTCAGGACCGTTTACCACGTAACGAATCTCCTCCAAAATAAACACCTCCAAGGGGTCAGCTGCCCCTGAGATACCTGTATATGGTCTGTTCCGAAACCTCCAGGCGCCTTGCGGCCTCCGCCACCGCTCCCTTGAGGAGGAATATCCCCTTCTTGTCCAGCTCCTCGACCACGGACTTCTTCTCCTCCGCGGTCATCCGGGAGGGGGGGATGCCCCTGGAACTCAACACCTGGTCCATCTGCTGGTGCATTAGGTTTTCTATGGAGAAATGGATGGGATGAGGCGGGGATGCTTCCTCCCCGTTCTTGGATATGTTGAGGAACGACCCCAATACCTTGTACGCGTCCTGTATGCGGGAGATGTCGAGGTTTATGGAGAGCATGGCCACCGGCTCCCCGGTGGACGGATCCTTTATGAACAGGGAAGACAGCCTTAAGGGACGTCCATCCTCCAGCACGCCTTTGTAGTTGACCTTGTAGGGCTGCCCCTTGGATTCCCGGAGCACCTCCAGGGCATAGTCGGTGAGGGAGTCCCCCTCCCGGCGGCCCGATATGTGGCCGTTCCTTATGGCCACCACCGAATGCTCCGGATCCCTGAGATCGTGAAGCACCACCTCCGCAAGGTCACCTAAGACCTCCGCCAAGAAGTCCACCATGGGCCTTGCAATCTCAATGATCTCGTCCGAGGACATGGGACCACCCCGTAGATGGGAATTTTTTATCGTGATGTTTTTTTCTTTTCGTCAACCTTATACACCATTGCGCTTCTCGTGTCAATGTCCCCAGGGGGTATCGTTTTCAGCAAATTCTGCTACATTGTCCAGCCCAAGCCCCAAGCACCAATGGGTCTTGCGGATCAGCACCAGGATTAGGATTTGAAGCGCTGGAAGGGATTTTCAACGTAGCTACCCGATCCCAAGCATCACCGCAGAAAAGCCGGGCAGGACCCAGGCTGGCCCCGAGCATCTCACAGCGGACCGTGTTAAAAAAGCAAAAACGCGGGGCGGGGTATCACCCCGCCCCGCTTGAGATGCCTTAGATCTGGATCAAAGCCCAAGAAAGGCCAAACTACTTCATCGAAACCCCTATACCCCTCTCCTCCGGGGTGCCGGGGATGAGGCTGTCGCAGATGGCGGCGCATATGCCCGCCACCGCCATGGGGGTCTTCAAGATGGCCCACACCATGCCACCAAGGGTGGAAAGGAGCTGTCCATAGGCGGGGTCCATGAAGAGCATCTGGTTCTTCTCCACCCAACCGGGAAGCCCCAGGGCCATGAGGAACGCAAAGCCCACTATGACCACGTTCCTCTGGCTCCCCATGTCCGCCCTCATGAGGGTCTGGATGCCCAAGGCACCTATCACACCGAACAGGGAGATGTAAGCACCGCCTATCACGGGGGAGGGCATGGTGGCTATGAGCCCCCCAAGCTTGCCTATGAAGCTCAGGAGGATCAGGATTACCGCCCCGGTGCGGACCACGTAGCGGCTCGCAACCCCCGTGAGCCCTATGAGCCCTATGTTCTCCGTGTAGGACGTGGTACCCACGGAACCGAACACGCCGGAAAGGGCACAGTTAAGCCCCTCGGCCCCTATGCCCCGGCTTATCATGTCAGGGGTGGGATCGTCCAAACCGGACACGTAGGAACAGGAGTGATAGTCCCCGATGGACTCGATCATCACCGCGAAGAACCCGGCCAAAAGGGCACCAAAGGTTAGAAGGCTGAACTTGGGCATACCCCAGGGGAACAGCACGTTGAAACGGAACCACGGGGCAGACGCCACCTTGCTGAGATCGATGTACGCCGGATGCCCCGGGGCGAAGATGCCCATGAGGGACGCCACAAGGCAGATGAGGTAGGCGATCACGACGGACCCAAGGACCGCAAATATGTTGGCGTACCGGTTCTTGCTCACCAGGCTGAAAATCATGATGAGGGCCACCACAAGCAGCGATATGGGCCAGTAGTTGGCGGCGTTGAACTGGATGGCCACCGGCGCCAGGGAGAACCCTATGGCCATGATGACCGGCCCTATGACCACCGGGGTTATGACCTTCCTGATCACTCCGACTATGCGGCTGTAGCCTATGAAGGACAACAGCAGACCACCGGCTATGAGACCCCCTCCCACGTACTGCATGACCACGTTGGGACCCATGGCCTTGTAGGCCCCTATTATGGTCATTATCGAAGGGATGAAGCTGAAGCTGGAGCCCTGTACTATGGGAAGCCCGGTGCCAAGCTTGGGGTTGGTCTGAATCAGCGTGGCAACCCCCATGCCGAAGTAGACGCAGGATATGAACGCCCCTATCTGAAGGGTGTCCATCCCCATGGCGGGACCGAATATCAAGGGCACCAACGTAGTGGCGCCAAAAAGGGTCAGCACGTGCTGAGCCCCCGCAAGGATCATTATGGGTAGCGGCGGCTTGTCGGTAAGACCGTAAACTATCTGCTTCCTCGCCATCTCATAAAACCCCCTCTCCAGTTCTCTCTCAAGCTAAACCCAGGTTCCACGTCCAACCGTAACCCTTCTCCCTCTAAACCACCACCTTCTAAACTTCTAAAATTTCAGAACAGCGATCTTGCCATAAAGGGGGCGAGACGACCCGCCCCCCAAGGCCCGCAACCAAGCCCATAAGGCCCTAGAGCCACTCCTTTATGGCCTTCCGATAGTTCTGCTCCTGCACGTACGGGTACTCCCAAAGGTCAGTCTCCCCGTTCTTCGCCATCTGGATCGCCTTGTACACCCTCTCCTTGGAGAACGGATAGGAGTGTATGCGAATGCCCAAAGCATCGTAAAGGGCGTTGTCTATGGCCGGCGCGGGGGATATCATCGAGTGTTCCCCTATACCACGGTTGCCGTAGGGAGACAGCTCCTCCGGGGTCTCCTCCCAGAAGATGTCCATTTTGTCCGGCAGGTCCATGGTGGTGCTCATCTTGTAGTCCGTGAAGTCCGGGGTGAGGAGCTTACCCTTCTCATCGTAGTACATTCCCTCCAGTAGCCCCGCGGATATGCCCTGGATGGTGCCTCCCTCTATCTGTCCCCGCACGTTTATGGGGCTTATGGCCTTGCCCACGTCGTAGCCCGCCGCCACGTTGTTCACCACCACCTCACCGGTGGCAGGGTCAACCTCGATGTCGATGCCCACGGCCCCCACGGTGAAGTGAACCACGCTCTTGGGCGACTGGCCGGTCTCCGGATCCGGGTACACCACGTCCGGCGGGACGAAGGTCCCGGTACCTATCACCGGCCCTCCCACATGCTCCCCATCGGGCATGTGGAAACCGTTCTGGATACGCTCGTCCAGCCTCTCCGCCTTCCCAAGCTTGCGGCACTTCACCACTCCGTGCTCTATGGTTATAGCCTCGGGCTCCACCTGCCAATAACGGGAGAAGAGGGAGAGTATCTTCTCCCGGGCGTCCACCGCCGCCCGCTTCACCGCCATGCCCATGGACCAGCAGGATCGGCTCGCCACGGTCTGCCAGTCATAGGGATGGCTCTGGGTATCCGGGTAGTAGCACTTCACGCTCTCAATGGGAACCCCGAGCTCCTCGCACACCATCTGGGCGTAGGCGGTGTAGGCCCCCTGCCCCATGTCCATGGTGGCCGCCAAAACCTCAACGGTTCCGTCCCCCAATACCTTGACTATGGCGCTGCTCGCCGCGTCCGCCGGCATGGCGGGGGCCTTTATGGCCAACGCAAATCCCTTACCCCTCTTCCAGCCGGGACGCTTCGGCGGCTCCTTCTCCCCAAGCTTTATCTTCTCAACCACCTTGGCAACTATCTTGTCCAGCGCGTGGTTGTGCATGGGCATGCCGGTACAGGTGGGAAGCCCGGGCCTAAGCATGTTCTTCAGCCTGAACTCGATGGGGTCCATGCCTATCTTATTGGCCGCTATGTCTATTATGACCTCCATGGCCCCCATGAGCTCCGGAAGCCCAAAGCCCCGGTAAGCCCCACCAAAGGGCTTGTTGGTGTACACCGCATAGCTGTCGGTCCACACGTTAGGCACGTAGTAGCAGCCGGTGGAGGTGTAACCGGCGCTGCGCACCGGGTTGGCCCCGTACTCCGCGGAAACTCCGGTGTCGAAGAAGAAGGTGTTCTTTATCGCCTGGATCTTCCCTTCCTTGTCTATCCCCAGCTTTATCTTCGCCACGTAGCCCTGACGCACCCAGGAGGAGATCAAAACCTCCTCCCGGGGGATGTGAAGCTTCACCGGACGACCCTTTATGTCCGGATCCATGGCGGCGGAAAGACACATGGACTCTATTGTCATCCCCGCCTTGCCGCCAAAACCACCCCCTATCGGAGGGGCTATGACCCTTATCTTGTGAAGCGGATACCCAAGCCCCTTTGCTATTATCTCCCTCACCGCAAAGGCGGACTGGGCGGAGCTCCATATGGTCAGGTCCCCCGTGGCGGGATCCTCCTGGCAGATGCAGCAGTGGGGCTCCAAGAACCCGTGGGCTATCTGAGGACAGGTCACCGCCTCCTCAATGATGTACTCACACTCCGCGAAGGCCTTCTCCACATCGCCCCGGCGAATCCTGAACCAGTTGGCTATGTTGGTCCCCGGCTGGGGCGTAAGGTACGGCACGTGCTCGTAACTTCCAAGCTCGGGGTGCACCAACACGGAGTTGTCCGTGGCGGCCTTCACGGGATCGAACACCGCGGGCAGCTCCCGGTACGTGGCCTTGACCTTCAGCATGCCCTCCTCCGCCGCCTCCTCGGTCTCCGCCACCACCAGCGCTATGGGCTCCCCAACGTAACGAACCTTGCCGACCGCCAGAGGGGTGCGGTCCTGAAGGTAGAGCCCGAAATGGTGGACGAACATGTCACCGGTTATAACCTTCACCACCCCAGGGACCTTCATGGCCTCGGAGGTGTCTATGGAGACTATCTCACCGTGGGCTATGGTGGACCTGGCAGCCCGGGCGTGCAAAAGCTCCGGACCAAACCGGAGGTCATCCGCAAACCTCAAGGTCCCCGCCGCCTTCTCCTCGTCGAACTTCCTGGTCACCCAGGTTCCAACCCCATGGTTGGTAACGGTCTGCTTCATGGCGATCCTCCCCTCATGCTCCGCAGCAGGACATCATCTTCGCCGCCTTGCGCACCGCCCGGAATATGCCCTCGTAGCCGGTGCAGCGGCAAAGGTTACCGGAAAGGGCCACCTTCATCTCCTGGTCCGTGGGGTTGGGGTTCCTCTTGAGAAGGTCGTACACCGCAAGGACCATCCCGGGGGTGCAGAAACCGCACTGGATGGCCCCCTCCTCTATGAAGGCCTGCTGAACCGGGTGCAGCTTGCCGTCCTTGGACACCAGCCCCTCAGCGGTCATCACCTCCCGGCCTTCCGCCTCCTGGGCCAAGACCATGCAGGACTTCTGAAGCTTCCCGTCCATTATCACCGTACAGGTGCCGCACTCCCCCTCCTCGCAACCCCTCTTAACGCTGGTTACCCCGTAATCCCTAAGGGCCCGAAGAAGGGTCGTCCTGGGCTCCACTTCCATGGTCACCGGCTTTCCGTTCAAGGTGAAGCTTATGGTCTTCTTAGACATCTGGAACAGCCCCCCTAAAGACTCTCAAGGCACTTCCTTATCGCCCTGGCGGTGAGCTCACCCACCATGGAAAGGCGATACTCCCGGCTGGCCCGCACGTCGGTTATGGGGTTCACCGCCCCCTTGGCCTCCTCGCATACCCTGGCCATAAGCTTGTCGTCCACGTCTAAAACCCCGTCCAGCAAGGCCTCCGCCCTTACCGCCCTCACCGGCACCGGGGAGACCGCCCCGTAGGACAGCCGATACTTCCTGCCGGAAGGACCATCAGTCACAAGACAGGCCACCCCCACCTGCGCCAGGTCCAAGGCGTTGCGCCGCCCAAGCTTGATGTAGCAGCCCGCGGAAGGCCCCTCCGGAACCGGAAGGGTTATCCTGGTGACCACCTCCCCGGGCTTAAGGACGTTGCGCCTGGGACCGGTTATGAACTCCATGATCGGGACCCGCCTCTCCCCGTGGTGGGACGCCACGTGGACAACCCCCTCGTATACACAGGTGGGGGGGATCATGTCCCCGGAAGGAACGGAAGAACATATGTTCCCCACGTAGGTGGCCTTGTTCCTTATGATGTGGTCCGAGTGGGACATGGCGGCATCCACCAGGGCGGGGTAAAGCTCCCTGGCCTTGGGGAAGGACGCCAGCTCGTTGAGGGTCACACAGGCCCCCACCGATAGGCCCTCCTCAGGGGTAAACTCGATCCCCTGAAGCTCGTCTATGAGGCTCAGATCCACCACCAGCTTGGGCTGGATCACATGCTTCTTCATCCAGACGAGAAGGTCCGTGCCGCCGTTCTTGGCCCAAGCCCCATCCTTCTCCAGAAGCTTCATGGCCTCCGCCAAGGTGGCGGGACGCTCTAGCTCAAAGGACAGCATAAAGTCACACCCCCATCTTCAAAAAAAGGGGCGCCCTAAAATAGGAACGCCCCGTGAAATACATCTACTCCTCGACGAAAGCCACGATGCGGCTTATGCAGGACTCGCCGCCCTCAAAACGCCAGGGGAAGCAGCCGATGGTAACCCGCTTGCCGGAGAGCAGGTCGATGTCCCCGCCGAGACACTCGGCATGAATTATGTTGTGGGGGAACAGATCGATGTGCATGAGCTGGTAGTCCTCCGGCGGGAAGAAATCGTCCAGCCCCTTGCCGTACTTCTCCTTGAGATGCTTGTCCGCCATCTTGGCGTGATAGGGCATCCACTCCCGGATCTTGGTGTTCATGGGGTGATCCGCGGATCCGCAGTCAACCCCTATCCACTTTATCTTCCTCTTCTTGCACCACTGGGCGAACTCAGAGGTGGGACCGGGGTGCATGACCATGTACCTCACCTCGTCCGCCTCAGGCTGGTCCCAGCCGTAGCGGTGGTAACCGGTGTTGATGATCAGTATGTCCCCGTCGTGAACCTCCGCCCGCTCCTCTATGTCCTTGCTGGTGTATATGCCGTAGTCCTCCGCGATGTCCCTTATGTCCACCACCACGCCAGGGCCGATGAGGAAATCCTTCAGCTCCAGGCTAGCTATGTCGCAGCCGTGGGTGCAGAAGTGCAGGGGACCATCCAGGTGGGTTCCCACGTGGTTGGAGTGGGTCAGCAACTGACCGTTGGCCCCGTTGGGGGCTAAACGCTTGAAGAACTTTATCTGCAGCGGCTCGTAGGTGGGCCACGCAGGAGTGAGATGGCTTATGGGGATGGTGAGATCGTAAACCTTTATGTTGCCCCAGTTCTTAAGTTCCCAGTTAGCGCTCATGTTCATTCCTCCTCTTCATTTTTATGGCCTAGAGAAAGCCCAAAGGGCTTGGACTCCGAAGACTCAAAACCTTGAATCTAAGTGGCCTGTCTACTCCCCGTACTTCTCCACGAAGGCCTCCGCCGCCTTTATGAAGGCCTCGGCGGGCATGCGAACTATGCCGGCACCCACCTGCCCCCGTCCAGGCTCCTTGTGGGCCGCCCCGGTGTCCAGAACCGGGGTGATCCCGGTCTCCGCCACCTTGAGGATGTCTATCCCCGTGGGGGTGCCCCGGAAGTTAAGGGAGGGGATGGAGTAGACGTTGTTCTCCCCAAGGGTTATCTCGTACATCTCCAGGGTGTACTTAGCCGCGTCCTCCGGGGTACCGCCTATGAACTGCACTATGGCGGGGGCCGCCGCCAAGGCGAAACCGCCTACCCCAAGGGTCTCCATGATGGCACTGTCCCCGATGTCCCGGTTGACATCGTCCTTGGTGTACCCGGGGAAGAGAAGCACATCGGGCAGGGCGGCCTCGCAGGTAAACCACTGCTTCCCAAGCCCTGAGACCTGTATGCCCATCTCGGTGCCGTTCCGGGCCATCACGGTCACCAGGGAAGACCCCTCCACCTCGTGGGCCGCCTCGGTGCTGGCCTTGGCGGCCGCCATGGCTATGTTGAGGAAGAAGTGGTCGTTCTTGTCGATGAACCGCACCACCTCCGCCAGATCCCGGCAGTTTGGGACCGCCTCTATCATGAACGGCACCACCGCCCGAAGGAACAGGCTGGTGCCC encodes the following:
- a CDS encoding xanthine dehydrogenase family protein molybdopterin-binding subunit, encoding MKQTVTNHGVGTWVTRKFDEEKAAGTLRFADDLRFGPELLHARAARSTIAHGEIVSIDTSEAMKVPGVVKVITGDMFVHHFGLYLQDRTPLAVGKVRYVGEPIALVVAETEEAAEEGMLKVKATYRELPAVFDPVKAATDNSVLVHPELGSYEHVPYLTPQPGTNIANWFRIRRGDVEKAFAECEYIIEEAVTCPQIAHGFLEPHCCICQEDPATGDLTIWSSAQSAFAVREIIAKGLGYPLHKIRVIAPPIGGGFGGKAGMTIESMCLSAAMDPDIKGRPVKLHIPREEVLISSWVRQGYVAKIKLGIDKEGKIQAIKNTFFFDTGVSAEYGANPVRSAGYTSTGCYYVPNVWTDSYAVYTNKPFGGAYRGFGLPELMGAMEVIIDIAANKIGMDPIEFRLKNMLRPGLPTCTGMPMHNHALDKIVAKVVEKIKLGEKEPPKRPGWKRGKGFALAIKAPAMPADAASSAIVKVLGDGTVEVLAATMDMGQGAYTAYAQMVCEELGVPIESVKCYYPDTQSHPYDWQTVASRSCWSMGMAVKRAAVDAREKILSLFSRYWQVEPEAITIEHGVVKCRKLGKAERLDERIQNGFHMPDGEHVGGPVIGTGTFVPPDVVYPDPETGQSPKSVVHFTVGAVGIDIEVDPATGEVVVNNVAAGYDVGKAISPINVRGQIEGGTIQGISAGLLEGMYYDEKGKLLTPDFTDYKMSTTMDLPDKMDIFWEETPEELSPYGNRGIGEHSMISPAPAIDNALYDALGIRIHSYPFSKERVYKAIQMAKNGETDLWEYPYVQEQNYRKAIKEWL
- a CDS encoding (2Fe-2S)-binding protein encodes the protein MSKKTISFTLNGKPVTMEVEPRTTLLRALRDYGVTSVKRGCEEGECGTCTVIMDGKLQKSCMVLAQEAEGREVMTAEGLVSKDGKLHPVQQAFIEEGAIQCGFCTPGMVLAVYDLLKRNPNPTDQEMKVALSGNLCRCTGYEGIFRAVRKAAKMMSCCGA
- a CDS encoding FAD binding domain-containing protein; amino-acid sequence: MLSFELERPATLAEAMKLLEKDGAWAKNGGTDLLVWMKKHVIQPKLVVDLSLIDELQGIEFTPEEGLSVGACVTLNELASFPKARELYPALVDAAMSHSDHIIRNKATYVGNICSSVPSGDMIPPTCVYEGVVHVASHHGERRVPIMEFITGPRRNVLKPGEVVTRITLPVPEGPSAGCYIKLGRRNALDLAQVGVACLVTDGPSGRKYRLSYGAVSPVPVRAVRAEALLDGVLDVDDKLMARVCEEAKGAVNPITDVRASREYRLSMVGELTARAIRKCLESL
- a CDS encoding cyclase family protein, which codes for MSANWELKNWGNIKVYDLTIPISHLTPAWPTYEPLQIKFFKRLAPNGANGQLLTHSNHVGTHLDGPLHFCTHGCDIASLELKDFLIGPGVVVDIRDIAEDYGIYTSKDIEERAEVHDGDILIINTGYHRYGWDQPEADEVRYMVMHPGPTSEFAQWCKKRKIKWIGVDCGSADHPMNTKIREWMPYHAKMADKHLKEKYGKGLDDFFPPEDYQLMHIDLFPHNIIHAECLGGDIDLLSGKRVTIGCFPWRFEGGESCISRIVAFVEE
- a CDS encoding DUF1116 domain-containing protein, translating into MRSRGAIDVKNIIAQALHMGDEMHNRNKAGTSLFLRAVVPFMIEAVPNCRDLAEVVRFIDKNDHFFLNIAMAAAKASTEAAHEVEGSSLVTVMARNGTEMGIQVSGLGKQWFTCEAALPDVLLFPGYTKDDVNRDIGDSAIMETLGVGGFALAAAPAIVQFIGGTPEDAAKYTLEMYEITLGENNVYSIPSLNFRGTPTGIDILKVAETGITPVLDTGAAHKEPGRGQVGAGIVRMPAEAFIKAAEAFVEKYGE